A window of Phyllobacterium sp. T1293 contains these coding sequences:
- a CDS encoding SemiSWEET family sugar transporter: MDQHIELVGSLAALITTLCWVPQIIKIVRYRETGSISLVTNVSLALGVLLWLFYGVMISSWPVIAANGATLLLILTILGLKLRYG, from the coding sequence GTGGATCAGCATATCGAGCTTGTGGGTAGCCTCGCTGCCTTGATCACCACCCTGTGCTGGGTTCCGCAGATCATCAAGATCGTACGGTACCGGGAGACTGGCAGTATTTCGCTGGTCACCAATGTATCCTTGGCGCTTGGTGTTCTGCTTTGGCTGTTCTACGGTGTCATGATCAGTTCATGGCCGGTTATCGCCGCGAACGGTGCTACGCTTCTGCTCATTCTGACCATTCTTGGACTGAAACTGCGCTACGGTTGA
- a CDS encoding alpha/beta hydrolase, whose amino-acid sequence MNVSRLSAFLLVMLVLTGCGGRAVLGLTSQNIVKANAAVPSPVLNDKTGPKAVIPIFVATSRERSDNLSLPYSSKRSVSLNFARVDVGIPPNHKSGEVEKSSSKPNPARDFAATAFQPYGDKRVFVDKINAELAKRPAGQRELFVFVHGYNNNFADSVFRQAQFAYDYGLPAVAVQYSWPSAGSLGLYVYDRDSATYGRDGLAELLQLAASTKATKILLVGHSMGSFVVMEALTKLAQTGHRDVFKRFSGVMLAAPDIDIDVFKSQVADIGTLPKPFTVLVSRADTALNFSGRITGGHPRVGDGSSIAVLQKLGIVVLDASDLDGGSHGVFASSPTLMNMVRSGQLSQKVLDGDETPAGQSVLADGTSVITGAASLVIYLPARLLGAVQ is encoded by the coding sequence ATGAACGTTTCCCGCTTGTCGGCCTTTCTGCTCGTCATGCTTGTGCTGACAGGCTGTGGTGGTCGCGCCGTGCTTGGCCTTACCTCCCAGAATATCGTCAAGGCCAATGCTGCCGTGCCCTCACCGGTGCTGAACGATAAAACGGGTCCGAAAGCGGTCATCCCGATTTTCGTTGCAACAAGCCGCGAGCGGTCGGACAATCTCTCCCTGCCCTATTCATCGAAACGCTCCGTATCGCTCAATTTTGCCCGTGTTGATGTGGGCATTCCGCCCAATCACAAAAGCGGCGAAGTGGAAAAGAGCAGCAGCAAGCCCAATCCGGCCCGCGATTTTGCCGCAACCGCCTTCCAGCCCTATGGTGACAAACGCGTCTTCGTTGACAAGATCAATGCGGAATTGGCCAAGCGCCCGGCGGGCCAGCGCGAACTCTTTGTCTTCGTCCATGGCTACAACAACAATTTTGCCGACAGTGTTTTCCGTCAGGCACAGTTTGCCTATGATTATGGCCTTCCCGCTGTAGCGGTCCAATATTCATGGCCGTCGGCAGGCTCGCTCGGTCTCTATGTCTACGATCGCGACAGCGCCACCTATGGCCGCGATGGTCTGGCTGAACTTCTGCAACTTGCCGCATCGACCAAAGCGACAAAAATCCTGCTGGTCGGTCACTCCATGGGCTCGTTCGTGGTTATGGAAGCCCTGACAAAACTGGCGCAAACCGGTCATCGCGATGTTTTCAAACGCTTTTCGGGTGTGATGCTGGCCGCACCAGATATCGATATCGACGTGTTCAAGAGCCAGGTCGCCGATATAGGCACGCTGCCCAAGCCCTTTACCGTTCTCGTGTCCCGCGCTGACACGGCGCTCAATTTCTCCGGCCGCATTACCGGCGGGCACCCGCGCGTGGGCGATGGCAGCAGCATTGCCGTGTTGCAGAAACTTGGCATTGTCGTCCTTGACGCGTCGGATCTGGATGGCGGTTCGCACGGTGTGTTTGCCAGCTCCCCAACACTGATGAACATGGTGCGGAGCGGACAGCTGTCCCAGAAAGTGCTGGATGGTGACGAAACGCCTGCCGGACAGTCCGTTCTGGCTGACGGAACCTCTGTCATAACCGGTGCTGCATCCCTTGTGATCTATCTGCCAGCACGCCTTCTGGGTGCCGTACAATAG
- a CDS encoding mandelate racemase/muconate lactonizing enzyme family protein, giving the protein MKITDVKTFVVGNPPPSFGGTWFLFVKLTTDSGIVGYGEAYNSTVSPQVMRKVIEDVAERWLIGEDPHHIERFFRRAYSGGFTQRPDVTIMGAVSALEMACWDIIGKEAGKPVYELLGGRVHGRLRSYTYLYPKPELGETSAIYWNAEASAERAAEYVAEGYTAVKFDPVAPYTSFDPRQLSLEQLDLGEKFVRLVREAVGSKADLLFGTHGQMTPTSAVRLAKRLEPYDPLWLEEPVPPDMPENMAYVQQHTSIPVAAGERLTTKYEFQRLLVNRAANILQMNLGRVGGILEAKKIAGMAETFHAQIAPHLYCGPIVGAANIQLSTCSPNFLILECIQAFGGFHAEILKKPIQWEEGYIIPPTSPGLGVELNEAVAEAHAYDGHELHLNMGRDPLIV; this is encoded by the coding sequence ATGAAAATCACCGATGTAAAAACCTTTGTCGTCGGCAATCCGCCGCCCTCGTTCGGTGGCACATGGTTCCTCTTTGTCAAACTCACCACTGATTCAGGCATTGTCGGTTATGGCGAAGCCTATAATTCGACCGTCAGCCCGCAAGTCATGCGCAAGGTGATCGAGGATGTGGCCGAGCGCTGGCTGATTGGCGAAGACCCGCATCATATTGAGCGATTCTTTCGCCGCGCCTATTCCGGCGGGTTCACCCAGCGCCCTGACGTGACCATCATGGGCGCCGTTTCGGCACTCGAAATGGCCTGCTGGGACATTATCGGCAAGGAAGCGGGCAAGCCCGTCTATGAACTCCTGGGCGGACGGGTGCATGGGCGGCTGCGCAGCTACACCTACCTTTACCCGAAGCCCGAACTGGGCGAGACATCGGCAATATACTGGAATGCCGAAGCCTCGGCGGAGCGCGCTGCCGAATATGTGGCTGAAGGCTATACGGCGGTGAAATTCGATCCGGTCGCGCCCTATACCTCTTTCGACCCGCGCCAGCTTTCGCTCGAACAGCTCGACCTTGGCGAAAAATTCGTTCGTCTTGTGCGCGAAGCCGTTGGCTCAAAAGCTGACCTCCTCTTCGGTACGCACGGCCAGATGACGCCCACCAGTGCCGTAAGACTGGCAAAGCGGCTCGAGCCCTATGACCCGCTCTGGCTGGAAGAACCTGTTCCGCCAGATATGCCTGAAAACATGGCCTATGTGCAGCAACATACCTCCATTCCCGTTGCGGCGGGCGAACGTCTGACGACGAAATACGAGTTTCAGCGCCTGCTGGTAAACCGTGCCGCCAATATACTGCAAATGAATCTGGGGCGCGTTGGCGGCATTCTCGAAGCCAAGAAAATTGCTGGCATGGCCGAGACGTTCCATGCGCAGATCGCGCCGCATCTCTATTGCGGGCCAATTGTCGGCGCTGCCAATATCCAGCTTTCCACCTGCAGCCCCAATTTCCTCATTCTCGAATGTATTCAGGCTTTCGGCGGCTTTCATGCGGAAATTCTCAAAAAGCCGATTCAATGGGAGGAAGGCTACATCATTCCGCCAACATCGCCGGGCCTCGGGGTGGAACTGAATGAAGCTGTGGCCGAAGCCCACGCCTATGACGGCCATGAACTGCACCTGAACATGGGCCGCGACCCGCTGATCGTCTGA
- a CDS encoding acyl-CoA thioesterase, which yields MPADANAAGDIFGGWVMAQMDLSCGIRAAERARGRVVTAAVKEMAFAKPVKIGDTLCVYTHIERVGRTSITLKVEAWAQRYLSDLMERVTHADFVMVALDTSGNPTPVPPETKA from the coding sequence ATGCCAGCGGATGCCAATGCAGCTGGCGATATTTTTGGCGGCTGGGTTATGGCGCAGATGGATTTGTCCTGCGGTATCCGCGCAGCAGAGCGGGCACGCGGGCGTGTGGTAACGGCGGCTGTCAAGGAAATGGCTTTTGCCAAGCCGGTCAAGATCGGCGACACGCTGTGTGTTTACACCCATATCGAACGCGTCGGGCGCACATCCATCACCCTGAAGGTGGAGGCATGGGCACAGCGTTATCTCTCCGATCTGATGGAGCGCGTTACCCATGCGGATTTCGTGATGGTGGCACTTGATACATCAGGCAACCCGACACCGGTGCCGCCTGAGACAAAGGCCTAG
- a CDS encoding VOC family protein — protein sequence MRFTDRYPIIVTDRKEACRDFWIRHLGFTSGFDSTWFCWLSGEDHTASIAFMTPDHPSAPPGPESFGGKGMCFELQVEDAAAAFEKVTASGLQVEYPLTDEPFGQRRFGFHDPSGLWIDIVEQIDPQANFWDKYMIGG from the coding sequence ATGCGCTTTACCGATCGCTACCCGATCATTGTCACCGACAGAAAAGAGGCCTGCCGCGATTTCTGGATACGGCATCTCGGCTTCACCAGCGGATTTGACAGCACATGGTTCTGCTGGCTTTCAGGCGAAGATCACACGGCTTCCATCGCCTTCATGACGCCGGATCATCCATCAGCACCGCCCGGCCCGGAAAGTTTTGGCGGCAAGGGCATGTGTTTTGAATTGCAGGTGGAAGACGCCGCAGCGGCATTCGAGAAAGTCACGGCAAGCGGATTGCAGGTCGAATATCCACTCACCGACGAACCTTTCGGCCAGCGCCGTTTTGGCTTTCACGATCCGTCGGGACTTTGGATCGATATTGTCGAGCAGATCGATCCGCAAGCCAATTTCTGGGACAAATATATGATTGGCGGCTAG